From Pleurocapsa sp. PCC 7319:
TATCCTAGTCAAGGATATCTACAAGTTGAGGCACTAGACACCAGCAAAGATCAAGCCTGGCATGAGGGGCATGATAGTCTGCAATACTATGAAGGAGATTTACCTAGTACTAATGTCAGTACTTTTGAAGGTGCAGAACTTGTAGTTATGAACCGTTGGGTGGAATCTCGCCTTCCTATTACGAAGATTGACCCTGTTCAGCGACAAATTTACTTTGGTAAATCTAGTGTTTTTAAACTAGCTCCTGGAGATTTATATTATTTAGAAAATTCTTTAGACTGGTTGAATACCCCTGGAGAATGGTATCTAGACCGTCAGCAAGGTAAAGTATATTATCTGCCATTTCCTGAAGAAGACATTAGCACCACAGAATTTATTGCTCCTGTTCTTAGTACTTTATTGGTATTTCGAGGCAATATCCAGAAAAATAGATATGTTCAACATTTAAAGTTTAAAAATATCACTTTCTCTCATACCGATTGGCATCTACCTCAAAATGCATCTGGTTACTCTCAAAATGCTTGGGGAGTACCAGGAGTAATAAATGCGATCGCGCTGAAAAATTGTACATGGAGTTATTGTACTTTTGCTCATCTGGGGAATTATGCATTGGAACTAGCCGATTATTGCCAATATAATCGAATTTCTTATTGTTTATTTTCCGACTTAGGTGGTGGTGGGATTAAAATTGGACGAAAACTAACTAAAAAAACTGGCTCCAATATCTCTGAGAGAACAAGTTATAACCAAGTTGTGGGTAATCACTTCTTTAATGGGGGAAAATTTTTTCACAGTGCTGCTGCAATTGTGGTGGTAAAAAGCCATCATAATTTAATTGCTCGCAATAATATTCACAACTACTATTACACTGCTATTTCGGTGATGGGTACATGGGGTTTTGAACCAACTCAAGCGTATCAAAACCTAATTGAGCATAATCATATTCACCACATAGGTAAGTTAAGTAATGGAGATGGTCCAATTATCAGCGATATGGGCGGTATTTATACTTTAGGCTCTCAAAAGGGTACAGTCATCCGTCATAATAAAATTCACGATATCACTGCTCTACGTTATGGTGGTTGGGGAATTTATCTTGACGAGGGTAGTTCTTACATCACTGCTGAACATAATCTTGTATTCAGAACAAGTCACGGTGGTTTCGCTCAACATTACGGCAAAGAAAATCTAATTCGTCATAATATTTTTGCTCTGGGTGATCAAG
This genomic window contains:
- a CDS encoding right-handed parallel beta-helix repeat-containing protein; translation: MLRRVFLLQILLGWFIAITKKLVTGISYKSASAAPLFSDVEPIIFFVAPNGNDAWSGRLEVVNPENSDGPLATLEGAKIAVRNLKSNQSYIDRPIKILLRSGTYFLSQPVLFKPKDSGSINQPITYQSYPQERAIISGGKLITGWRKEIVNNLEMWTVDLPQDSSNDWQFQHLWVNGNRRSRSRYPSQGYLQVEALDTSKDQAWHEGHDSLQYYEGDLPSTNVSTFEGAELVVMNRWVESRLPITKIDPVQRQIYFGKSSVFKLAPGDLYYLENSLDWLNTPGEWYLDRQQGKVYYLPFPEEDISTTEFIAPVLSTLLVFRGNIQKNRYVQHLKFKNITFSHTDWHLPQNASGYSQNAWGVPGVINAIALKNCTWSYCTFAHLGNYALELADYCQYNRISYCLFSDLGGGGIKIGRKLTKKTGSNISERTSYNQVVGNHFFNGGKFFHSAAAIVVVKSHHNLIARNNIHNYYYTAISVMGTWGFEPTQAYQNLIEHNHIHHIGKLSNGDGPIISDMGGIYTLGSQKGTVIRHNKIHDITALRYGGWGIYLDEGSSYITAEHNLVFRTSHGGFAQHYGKENLIRHNIFALGDQAQLHRSFKDLKFAREGNFISFHLENNIFYWQKGKFISGLGRNSQSHAIFNHNIYWKVDQPNFLLGGLAWKRWQQSDRHSVITDPLFIAPQEDNFQLRPNSPAWQLGISKIGRD